In Hydractinia symbiolongicarpus strain clone_291-10 chromosome 4, HSymV2.1, whole genome shotgun sequence, the following proteins share a genomic window:
- the LOC130641121 gene encoding protein transport protein Sec61 subunit beta-like, giving the protein MVQSASATNVGSSGRSPGKASSPKGGSGSTVRSRKGTSSSTTTRRAAGAGGPQNMWRFYTEDSPGIKVGPVPVLVMSLLFIASVFMLHIWGKYTRS; this is encoded by the exons ATG GTTCAATCTGCCTCTGCAACCAATGTTGGGTCTTCAGGAAGGTCTCCAGGGAAGGCATCGAGCCCAAAAGGTGGTAGTGGTTCTACAGTAAGATCACGAAAGGGAACCAGTTCTTCAACAACAACTAGGCGTGCTGCTGGCGCTGGTGGGCCACAAAATATGTGGAGATTTTACACTGAGGACTCTCCAGGAATTAAAGT gggCCCAGTTCCAGTTTTGGTGATGAGCTTATTATTTATCGCATCAGTTTTTATGCTTCATATCTGGGGTAAATACACTCGATCATAA
- the LOC130641123 gene encoding lysine-specific demethylase 8-like has product MGELIEEFNLDTINPKDVLSNINDCDALKKAVLAWQLCLEGNYIHAASLSQVLLDKSWEELNVGHWKDVDINIRYLYSFASLIKGLSLYGHKDVRRAIKACDMGLLMGAPIFDNILSRIVSKFTRMLPLCLTPSEKNKDNEPPSKVIKFYNNMPPLDFSKTIERKCAPSLMQFQLDFIKKENPVIITNCITHWPAMGEHKWTVSYIKSIAGSRTVPVEIGDKYTSEEWTQKLVSMSEFIDTYIEPNNSTGYLAQHQLFEQIPELKDDIIVPDYCYLSDKEDENVIINAWFGPEGTISPLHHDPYHNLLVQVVGSKYIRLYDHKLSHFVYPHEGMLDNTSQVDVENWDKDNFPKFGDADYVECILKEGEMLYIPPKWWHYVRSLSTSFSVSFWWQ; this is encoded by the coding sequence atggGTGAACTTATTGAAGAATTTAATTTGGACACCATTAATCCTAAAGATGTTTTATCAAATATTAATGATTGTGATGCACTGAAGAAGGCTGTATTAGCATGGCAGTTATGTTTAGAAGGAAATTATATCCATGCTGCAAGTTTATCACAAGTTTTGCTGGACAAAAGTTGGGAAGAACTAAATGTAGGCCACTGGAAAGATGTTGATATAAATATACGCTATCTTTATTCTTTTGCCTCACTTATTAAAGGCTTAAGTTTATATGGTCACAAAGATGTAAGAAGAGCAATAAAAGCTTGTGATATGGGTTTATTAATGGGAGCTCCAATTTTTGATAACATTTTATCTAGAATTGTATCTAAATTTACAAGGATGTTACCGTTATGCCTTACTCCAAgcgaaaaaaataaagacaatgAACCGCCCTCTAAAGtgattaaattttataacaatATGCCACCACTTGATTTTAGCAAGACTATTGAAAGAAAATGTGCACCTTCCTTGATGCAATTTCAATTAGActtcataaaaaaagaaaaccctGTAATTATTACAAATTGTATTACACATTGGCCTGCCATGGGTGAACATAAGTGGACTGTGAGTTATATTAAATCTATAGCTGGCTCTAGAACAGTTCCAGTTGAAATAGGAGATAAGTACACTTCTGAGGAATGGACGCAGAAGTTAGTTAGCATGTCAGAGTTTATTGATACCTATATTGAGCCAAACAATAGTACAGGCTACTTAGCTCAACATCAACTGTTTGAGCAAATCCCAGAGCTAAAAGATGATATAATTGTTCCTGATTATTGTTATTTGTCTGATAAGGAAGACGAAAATGTAATAATAAACGCCTGGTTTGGTCCCGAAGGAACAATATCTCCTTTGCACCATGATCCGTACCATAATTTGCTAGTTCAAGTGGTAGGTTCCAAATATATCAGGTTGTACGATCACAAACTTTCTCATTTTGTTTATCCTCATGAAGGAATGCTAGACAATACTAGTCAAGTGGATGTTGAAAATTGGGATAAAGACAACTTCCCAAAGTTTGGAGATGCTGACTATGTTGAATGTATTCTTAAGGAAGGAGAAATGTTATATATTCCACCAAAATGGTGGCATTACGTTAGATCATTGTCAACTAGCTTTTCTGTGAGCTTTTGGTGGCAATAA
- the LOC130641122 gene encoding myosin heavy chain, striated muscle-like isoform X2 has product MASFFRKAKQTKVSKESKEGEKQQRTDSFDMFSGLEIAPTAEVKSTSNNLNDIQDLNLEMSTTKALTKEEHVKLHKGKDDEEEVFPFLVQELEPVKDICATEPASNKPTPNKSAKKVRKKRAIRPGQGNTSNVTTNSNLKQGTKKAEEDTVSIKSDTSSVHSVQDHEDNQLSSAKGSLNEENEHVQDQAFLGSSSRMQCTEEIQVESDTEMCSVDASSGQQLVSASEIKSSVDLPMISTCENKGSDDNLCLNNQLTDNENNVDKNSSNDFASSKQDLGLKIGNAHENLIKDDVDQISDRTTSNKETSYVIELDDDQKLMLMLESLQSQQKALQVELDELDEKQNELISNWKSEHLTESEMKLRIKALSEKQALLVTNENYAEAAEIDQEIIDLQNQFENIKYIHPILNKQFIELLKEFHNVHTTQENKKKELYEQYKEILDSQSHRIKEKDKIKEKQLDDHVLVLKEKKLKLERDLSHAQLDKKHLLKNESVLNEEIEKKTTLLTKDKNAFLEKRSAVQEEITDLKLKLALLEKTEEEYTNNIDNIDQQIQSIINEFQPRVESIRREKEMTEKNELQIYSDMEALVVKEEAVTKEKEILHEEQEKNKMLLKELQAFNDTTSDPSKMEIFSFDQVFSNSKLLGKIADEEYSSLKTLLSEREEELQRIKCQILENQTNQSNLQRSLNDLETKVSELQVLKQVAVKERKFKEAQKYSDEIKALTAEGKAKQETVCQLDAAIKQQQPEAEKLKDLVKEVEKNFQKQEIKYDMQIIKNLKEAQKEAEETLNSHPHIWIRQTIELQLDYFKSIVQSLETKHDLNEHNPADNQGVNKMELQLEIEELEAKLKLVVDEEDWETADKLNYEIEAKQELMKKC; this is encoded by the exons ATGGCATCATTTTTTCgaaaagcaaaacaaacaaaagttaGCAAAGAG tcaAAGGAAGGAGAAAAGCAACAGAGGACAGACAGCTTTGATATGTTTTCTGGATTGGAGATTGCACCAACTGCAGAAGTAAAATCAACATCCAATAATTTGAATGATATACAGGATTTGAACTTGGAGATGTCAACAACCAAAGCGCTAACAAAGG AAGAACATGTTAAACTTCATAAAGGTAAAGACGATGAAGAAGAAGTGTTCCCATTTCTGGTACAAG AATTAGAACCAGTTAAAGATATATGTGCCACTGAACCAGCTTCAAATAAACCAACTCCAAACAAGTCAGCAAAGAAAGTGAGAAAGAAAAGAGCCATTAGACCTGGTCAGGGAAATACATCAAATGTGACAACAAACAG caatttaaAGCAAGGAACTAAAAAGGCAGAAGAAG ATACTGTAAGCATTAAATCAGACACTTCAAGTGTTCATTCTGTACAAGATCACGAAGATAACCAATTGAGTTCGGCTAAAGGATCCTTAAATGAAGAAAATGAGCATGTACAGGATCAGGCGTTCCTGGGAAGCTCTTCAAGGATGCAATGCACTGAAGAAATTCAGGTTGAAAGCGATACTGAAATGTGCAGCGTCGATGCCAGCAGTGGGCAACAGTTAGTCAGTGCAAGTGAAATAAAATCCTCTGTTGACCTCCCAATGATATCTACATGTGAAAATAAGGGTTCAGATGATAACCTTTGTTTAAACAACCAATTAACTGATAATGaaaataatgtagataaaaatagcAGTAATGATTTCGCATCGAGTAAACAAGATCTTGGACTAAAAATCGGTAACGCACACGAAAATTTAATTAAAGACGATGTGGACCAAATATCAGATAGGACTACTAGCAACAAAGAAACGTCCTATGTAATAGAATTGGACGATGACCAGAAGTTGATGCTCATGCTAGAAAGTCTACAATCACAACAAAAAGCTTTACA AGTGGAATTAGATGAGTTAGATGAAAAGCAAAATGAACTCATTAGCAACTGGAAATCAGAACACCTAACCGAAAGTGAAATGAAGCTGAGAATAAAAGCACTCAGTGAGAAGCAAGCATTGTTGGTTACCAATGAAAATTATGCTGAAGCTGCAGAAATTGATCAGGAAATTATTGATTTGCAAAATCAGTTTGAAAATATCAAATACATACATCCCATCCTTAATAAGCAG TTTATTGAACTGTTAAAAGAGTTTCACAATGTTCACACAACacaagaaaataagaagaaagaaCTTTATGAGCAATATAAGGAAATTCTGGATTCACAAAGCCAcagaataaaagaaaaagacaaaattAAAGAGAAACAACTGGATGATCACGTTTTGGTGTTAAAGGAGAAGAAACTTAAACTGGAAAGAGATTTAAGTCATGCTCAGTTagataaaaaacatttgttgAAAAACGAAAGTGTACTCAATGAAGAGATTGAGAAAAAGACAACGCTTTTAACCAAAGACAAGAATGCTTTTCTGGAAAAGCGATCAGCAGTACAG GAAGAAATTACAGACTTAAAGCTGAAACTAGCATTATTAGAAAAAACTGAAGAAGAGTACACCAATAACATTGACAATATTGATCAGCAAATTCAAAGTATCATAAATGAATTTCAACCACGAGTTGAGAGCATTAGGAGGGAAAAGGAAATGACAGAGAAAAATGAACTTCAGATATATTCAGACATG GAAGCATTGGTTGTGAAGGAAGAAGCTGTGACAAAAGAGAAAGAGATATTACATGAAGAACAAGAGAA AAACAAGATGCTCCTGAAAGAATTACAAGCATTTAATGACACCACATCAGATCCAAGCAAGATGGAAATTTTTTCCTTTGATCAAGTATTTAGCAACTCTAAGCTATTGGGAAAGATTGCTGATGAGGAGTACtccag TTTGAAGACActattgtcagaaagagaagaaGAACTGCAACGTATCAAATGTCAG ATTCTGGAAAACCAAACTAATCAAAGTAACCTGCAGCGTTCGTTAAATGATCTAGAAACGAAAGTATCTGAATTGCAAGTTTTAAAGCAAGTGGCTGTGAAAG AAAGGAAATTTAAAGAAGCTCAGAAATACTCCGATGAGATTAAAGCTCTCACTGCTGAAGGTAAAGCAAAGCAAGAAACAGTTTGTCAGCTGGACGCAGCTATCAAACAGCAACAACCTGAAGCTGAAAAGTTAAAAGATTTAGTAAAGGAGGTggagaaaaattttcaaaaacaagaaATTAAATATG atATGCAAATAATAAAGAACTTAAAAGAGGCTCAAAAGGAAGCTGAAGAAACTCTAAACAG tCACCCACACATTTGGATTAGGCAGACTATAGAATTACAACTTGATTATTTCAAG AGCATTGTCCAAAGTTTGGAAACAAAACATGATTTAAATGAACACAATCCG GCTGACAACCAAGGAGTGAACAAGATGGAGTTACAACTTGAAATTGAAGAACTAGAAGCCAAACTAAAACTAGTTGTAGATGAAGAGGACTGGGAAACAGCAG ACAAACTAAATTATGAAATTGAAGCAAAACAAGAACTGATGAAGAAATGCTAA
- the LOC130641122 gene encoding myosin heavy chain, striated muscle-like isoform X1, producing MASFFRKAKQTKVSKESKEGEKQQRTDSFDMFSGLEIAPTAEVKSTSNNLNDIQDLNLEMSTTKALTKEEHVKLHKGKDDEEEVFPFLVQETDNTDSTLSETIDKPTEHDINRPDTEVQKCPTDSVSELEPVKDICATEPASNKPTPNKSAKKVRKKRAIRPGQGNTSNVTTNSNLKQGTKKAEEDTVSIKSDTSSVHSVQDHEDNQLSSAKGSLNEENEHVQDQAFLGSSSRMQCTEEIQVESDTEMCSVDASSGQQLVSASEIKSSVDLPMISTCENKGSDDNLCLNNQLTDNENNVDKNSSNDFASSKQDLGLKIGNAHENLIKDDVDQISDRTTSNKETSYVIELDDDQKLMLMLESLQSQQKALQVELDELDEKQNELISNWKSEHLTESEMKLRIKALSEKQALLVTNENYAEAAEIDQEIIDLQNQFENIKYIHPILNKQFIELLKEFHNVHTTQENKKKELYEQYKEILDSQSHRIKEKDKIKEKQLDDHVLVLKEKKLKLERDLSHAQLDKKHLLKNESVLNEEIEKKTTLLTKDKNAFLEKRSAVQEEITDLKLKLALLEKTEEEYTNNIDNIDQQIQSIINEFQPRVESIRREKEMTEKNELQIYSDMEALVVKEEAVTKEKEILHEEQEKNKMLLKELQAFNDTTSDPSKMEIFSFDQVFSNSKLLGKIADEEYSSLKTLLSEREEELQRIKCQILENQTNQSNLQRSLNDLETKVSELQVLKQVAVKERKFKEAQKYSDEIKALTAEGKAKQETVCQLDAAIKQQQPEAEKLKDLVKEVEKNFQKQEIKYDMQIIKNLKEAQKEAEETLNSHPHIWIRQTIELQLDYFKSIVQSLETKHDLNEHNPADNQGVNKMELQLEIEELEAKLKLVVDEEDWETADKLNYEIEAKQELMKKC from the exons ATGGCATCATTTTTTCgaaaagcaaaacaaacaaaagttaGCAAAGAG tcaAAGGAAGGAGAAAAGCAACAGAGGACAGACAGCTTTGATATGTTTTCTGGATTGGAGATTGCACCAACTGCAGAAGTAAAATCAACATCCAATAATTTGAATGATATACAGGATTTGAACTTGGAGATGTCAACAACCAAAGCGCTAACAAAGG AAGAACATGTTAAACTTCATAAAGGTAAAGACGATGAAGAAGAAGTGTTCCCATTTCTGGTACAAG AGACTGACAATACTGACAGCACGCTATCTGAAACAATTGACAAACCAACAGAACATGATATAAATCGACCTGACACAGAAGTTCAAAAATGTCCAACGGACAGTGTGTCTG AATTAGAACCAGTTAAAGATATATGTGCCACTGAACCAGCTTCAAATAAACCAACTCCAAACAAGTCAGCAAAGAAAGTGAGAAAGAAAAGAGCCATTAGACCTGGTCAGGGAAATACATCAAATGTGACAACAAACAG caatttaaAGCAAGGAACTAAAAAGGCAGAAGAAG ATACTGTAAGCATTAAATCAGACACTTCAAGTGTTCATTCTGTACAAGATCACGAAGATAACCAATTGAGTTCGGCTAAAGGATCCTTAAATGAAGAAAATGAGCATGTACAGGATCAGGCGTTCCTGGGAAGCTCTTCAAGGATGCAATGCACTGAAGAAATTCAGGTTGAAAGCGATACTGAAATGTGCAGCGTCGATGCCAGCAGTGGGCAACAGTTAGTCAGTGCAAGTGAAATAAAATCCTCTGTTGACCTCCCAATGATATCTACATGTGAAAATAAGGGTTCAGATGATAACCTTTGTTTAAACAACCAATTAACTGATAATGaaaataatgtagataaaaatagcAGTAATGATTTCGCATCGAGTAAACAAGATCTTGGACTAAAAATCGGTAACGCACACGAAAATTTAATTAAAGACGATGTGGACCAAATATCAGATAGGACTACTAGCAACAAAGAAACGTCCTATGTAATAGAATTGGACGATGACCAGAAGTTGATGCTCATGCTAGAAAGTCTACAATCACAACAAAAAGCTTTACA AGTGGAATTAGATGAGTTAGATGAAAAGCAAAATGAACTCATTAGCAACTGGAAATCAGAACACCTAACCGAAAGTGAAATGAAGCTGAGAATAAAAGCACTCAGTGAGAAGCAAGCATTGTTGGTTACCAATGAAAATTATGCTGAAGCTGCAGAAATTGATCAGGAAATTATTGATTTGCAAAATCAGTTTGAAAATATCAAATACATACATCCCATCCTTAATAAGCAG TTTATTGAACTGTTAAAAGAGTTTCACAATGTTCACACAACacaagaaaataagaagaaagaaCTTTATGAGCAATATAAGGAAATTCTGGATTCACAAAGCCAcagaataaaagaaaaagacaaaattAAAGAGAAACAACTGGATGATCACGTTTTGGTGTTAAAGGAGAAGAAACTTAAACTGGAAAGAGATTTAAGTCATGCTCAGTTagataaaaaacatttgttgAAAAACGAAAGTGTACTCAATGAAGAGATTGAGAAAAAGACAACGCTTTTAACCAAAGACAAGAATGCTTTTCTGGAAAAGCGATCAGCAGTACAG GAAGAAATTACAGACTTAAAGCTGAAACTAGCATTATTAGAAAAAACTGAAGAAGAGTACACCAATAACATTGACAATATTGATCAGCAAATTCAAAGTATCATAAATGAATTTCAACCACGAGTTGAGAGCATTAGGAGGGAAAAGGAAATGACAGAGAAAAATGAACTTCAGATATATTCAGACATG GAAGCATTGGTTGTGAAGGAAGAAGCTGTGACAAAAGAGAAAGAGATATTACATGAAGAACAAGAGAA AAACAAGATGCTCCTGAAAGAATTACAAGCATTTAATGACACCACATCAGATCCAAGCAAGATGGAAATTTTTTCCTTTGATCAAGTATTTAGCAACTCTAAGCTATTGGGAAAGATTGCTGATGAGGAGTACtccag TTTGAAGACActattgtcagaaagagaagaaGAACTGCAACGTATCAAATGTCAG ATTCTGGAAAACCAAACTAATCAAAGTAACCTGCAGCGTTCGTTAAATGATCTAGAAACGAAAGTATCTGAATTGCAAGTTTTAAAGCAAGTGGCTGTGAAAG AAAGGAAATTTAAAGAAGCTCAGAAATACTCCGATGAGATTAAAGCTCTCACTGCTGAAGGTAAAGCAAAGCAAGAAACAGTTTGTCAGCTGGACGCAGCTATCAAACAGCAACAACCTGAAGCTGAAAAGTTAAAAGATTTAGTAAAGGAGGTggagaaaaattttcaaaaacaagaaATTAAATATG atATGCAAATAATAAAGAACTTAAAAGAGGCTCAAAAGGAAGCTGAAGAAACTCTAAACAG tCACCCACACATTTGGATTAGGCAGACTATAGAATTACAACTTGATTATTTCAAG AGCATTGTCCAAAGTTTGGAAACAAAACATGATTTAAATGAACACAATCCG GCTGACAACCAAGGAGTGAACAAGATGGAGTTACAACTTGAAATTGAAGAACTAGAAGCCAAACTAAAACTAGTTGTAGATGAAGAGGACTGGGAAACAGCAG ACAAACTAAATTATGAAATTGAAGCAAAACAAGAACTGATGAAGAAATGCTAA